A stretch of the Bdellovibrio sp. 22V genome encodes the following:
- a CDS encoding TolC family protein: protein MTFSKKQYALLVSLFCSFVSLSSFAQGLQLSDAVEQALEKSPKVQRAESQYRETEWKKTESLSGFLPTLSAQASYLFDKKYALVDVNLNGAPLSIPQVVPTTNAYLTAQWSLFDGFASTNRYHSASSFEESAKNDFDWTRFQTEREVTVLFYKAVAAKELKEVAQQNVRALEDHLKDVRLFKKVGSSTNFDVLRVEVQMSEAQSELLNATDNVDLSRARLSEALGLDQDVPEVEGRLPRLKPEVVAKLEKSQIEDRKDLQSLRKKAEAFEYQENSAERYWVPRISLMGQYQYYNNRDDRFDNYDNFRDAYQFGVMLNWNLFDGMTSIARSKQSIEQKYQAEKTLRQAELKASRDFDFWKRKYLYYCSVYEARLSDIVKAEESVRLAREGQKVGARTNTDVLDAEAELYRARAGAVNAQIGAIEAIVSLELSVGQKLVQFN from the coding sequence ATGACTTTCAGTAAAAAGCAGTACGCACTACTGGTCTCTCTTTTTTGTTCTTTTGTATCCCTCTCCTCCTTCGCACAAGGTCTTCAGTTGAGCGACGCTGTCGAGCAAGCTCTGGAAAAATCCCCTAAAGTCCAGCGGGCGGAGTCTCAATATCGTGAAACCGAATGGAAAAAGACAGAGAGTCTTTCCGGTTTCCTTCCTACGCTTTCAGCTCAGGCAAGTTATCTTTTTGATAAAAAGTATGCACTGGTTGACGTGAACTTAAATGGCGCGCCACTGTCCATCCCGCAAGTCGTGCCGACAACAAACGCGTACCTGACGGCGCAGTGGTCGTTGTTTGATGGCTTTGCGAGTACGAATCGCTATCACAGCGCTTCTTCTTTTGAAGAGTCCGCAAAAAACGATTTCGACTGGACCCGTTTTCAGACAGAACGGGAAGTCACAGTTCTGTTTTACAAGGCGGTCGCCGCGAAAGAACTGAAAGAGGTTGCGCAACAAAATGTGCGCGCCTTAGAGGATCATCTTAAAGACGTTCGTCTCTTTAAGAAAGTGGGTTCGTCTACAAACTTCGATGTTCTGCGCGTGGAAGTGCAGATGAGTGAGGCGCAATCAGAATTGCTCAATGCCACCGACAATGTCGATTTGTCGCGCGCGCGCTTAAGTGAAGCCTTGGGTTTGGATCAGGATGTTCCAGAGGTCGAAGGCCGTTTGCCTCGCCTTAAGCCTGAAGTGGTAGCGAAACTCGAAAAATCGCAAATCGAGGATCGTAAGGATTTACAGTCTTTGCGTAAAAAAGCAGAGGCCTTCGAATATCAGGAAAATTCTGCGGAAAGATATTGGGTTCCTCGGATTTCTTTGATGGGTCAGTATCAGTATTACAACAATCGCGACGATCGTTTTGATAATTACGATAATTTCCGTGATGCCTATCAGTTCGGTGTTATGCTGAACTGGAATCTCTTCGACGGCATGACTTCTATTGCACGTTCAAAACAAAGCATCGAACAGAAATATCAGGCGGAAAAAACTTTGCGTCAGGCAGAACTCAAAGCCAGCCGCGATTTTGATTTCTGGAAAAGAAAATATCTTTACTACTGCAGTGTCTATGAGGCGCGCCTCAGCGATATTGTGAAAGCGGAAGAAAGCGTTCGCCTGGCTCGCGAAGGACAAAAAGTTGGAGCCAGAACAAACACAGACGTACTGGATGCCGAGGCGGAACTTTATCGCGCCCGAGCGGGTGCGGTGAATGCGCAGATTGGCGCGATCGAGGCGATTGTCAGTCTGGAATTAAGTGTAGGACAGAAGTTAGTTCAGTTTAATTAA
- a CDS encoding MarR family transcriptional regulator, producing the protein MKTKAIKITDGCYTPGVHPALRQYFGYCLMKAAMKHKAMLAQELDKYKIVSPQLGILKLLQILGPVSQIALGQDMHIDKASMVKFIDGLEKQKYVRRTPDKEDRRIKLVELTDKGAQVLEKLVQIRADVEKAFLAPLTQKEQNLFRELVGKLL; encoded by the coding sequence TTGAAAACCAAAGCTATAAAGATCACGGATGGCTGTTACACTCCTGGTGTTCACCCCGCGCTTCGCCAGTACTTTGGTTATTGCCTGATGAAAGCCGCCATGAAACACAAAGCTATGCTCGCACAGGAATTGGATAAATATAAGATTGTGAGTCCACAACTCGGTATCCTGAAACTTCTTCAGATCCTCGGCCCCGTCAGTCAAATTGCCTTAGGACAAGACATGCACATTGATAAAGCTTCGATGGTGAAATTTATTGATGGCTTGGAAAAACAAAAATATGTGCGCAGAACTCCGGATAAAGAAGATCGTCGCATCAAACTTGTCGAACTGACTGATAAAGGCGCGCAAGTTTTAGAAAAGCTCGTGCAGATTCGCGCCGACGTTGAGAAAGCTTTCTTGGCTCCCCTTACACAAAAAGAGCAAAACCTCTTTCGCGAACTCGTTGGCAAACTGCTGTAG
- a CDS encoding thioesterase family protein: MFIHRHKVQFYETDLMGIVHHSNYLRFYEEARVAWAHAKGLLDYQKPGSASHFAVYETQVKHLKPTFFGDDLEIEVQARIDGNRLVFQYRLRGRGNSTCSVAQTVHVALGPDLKLLRLPAEIKTVVEKESWTETWL, from the coding sequence ATGTTTATTCATCGTCACAAAGTTCAGTTTTACGAAACTGATTTGATGGGCATTGTCCATCACAGTAATTATCTGCGTTTTTATGAAGAGGCTCGGGTGGCTTGGGCGCACGCTAAAGGACTTCTTGATTACCAGAAGCCGGGCTCTGCCAGTCACTTCGCTGTTTATGAAACCCAGGTGAAGCACCTTAAACCGACCTTCTTTGGTGACGATCTTGAGATCGAAGTGCAGGCGCGTATTGATGGCAACCGCTTGGTTTTTCAATACCGTTTGCGTGGCCGTGGTAACAGCACGTGCTCTGTGGCGCAAACTGTTCACGTGGCGTTAGGACCTGATCTAAAATTATTAAGATTACCTGCTGAAATTAAAACCGTTGTGGAGAAAGAATCATGGACAGAAACCTGGCTTTAG
- the tilS gene encoding tRNA lysidine(34) synthetase TilS, producing the protein MAVLAKAKQDLDHHVWKLVKLHSLQEKKILVALSGGIDSVALLRVFSKIHKRNLLGVCYFHHGEDANQEYRKEAQVFCEKLCKKLGVDFFPLKAAVLAKSEAEYRELRYTALERLMKEEGFQILTTGHHRDDLLETRLLRLIRGTGAQGFHSMHVLRDGIFRPLLEVTKRDLKKYLREEKIRSFEDPSNKSLDPLRNWVRNEWLKALEKRSRGATSALARSLETIAQEIENRPWGDLLSQNEAYKTQGLSRGFYLTLSPFEQKRLLAQYLFALGKRDFSQSHLEEIQKRLDKSQKVITFKVGGCHWDVNAEQIKVQS; encoded by the coding sequence GTGGCCGTTTTAGCAAAGGCGAAGCAGGATTTAGATCATCACGTGTGGAAGTTGGTAAAGCTTCACTCTTTACAGGAAAAAAAGATTCTGGTGGCTCTTTCCGGTGGCATAGACTCCGTGGCCTTATTGCGAGTTTTTTCGAAAATCCATAAAAGAAATCTTTTAGGTGTGTGCTATTTTCATCACGGAGAAGATGCGAATCAAGAGTATCGCAAAGAAGCGCAAGTGTTTTGCGAAAAACTTTGCAAGAAATTGGGCGTGGATTTTTTCCCTCTGAAAGCCGCGGTTTTGGCGAAGTCCGAAGCGGAGTACCGCGAACTTCGTTATACAGCTCTTGAGCGCTTGATGAAAGAAGAAGGATTTCAGATTTTAACGACAGGTCATCATCGTGATGATCTTTTGGAAACGCGTTTGCTGCGTCTTATTCGCGGAACCGGGGCGCAAGGTTTTCATTCGATGCATGTTTTGCGCGACGGTATTTTTCGTCCGCTTTTGGAAGTGACAAAGCGTGATTTAAAAAAATATTTGCGCGAAGAAAAAATCCGCAGCTTCGAAGATCCCTCTAACAAATCCTTAGACCCTTTGCGCAACTGGGTGCGCAACGAATGGTTGAAGGCTCTCGAAAAGCGCTCTCGCGGAGCCACAAGTGCTTTGGCGCGCTCTCTAGAAACCATCGCGCAAGAGATTGAGAATCGCCCGTGGGGAGATCTCTTGAGTCAAAATGAGGCTTATAAGACACAGGGCCTTTCTCGAGGTTTTTATCTCACTTTAAGCCCTTTTGAGCAGAAAAGATTGCTGGCGCAATATCTTTTTGCCCTCGGGAAACGCGATTTTTCGCAATCTCATCTCGAAGAAATTCAAAAGCGCCTGGACAAGTCACAAAAAGTGATCACATTCAAGGTCGGTGGGTGTCATTGGGATGTTAACGCAGAGCAAATCAAGGTCCAGTCCTGA
- the pgsA gene encoding CDP-diacylglycerol--glycerol-3-phosphate 3-phosphatidyltransferase yields the protein MSVTEFQKNLPMRITMSRIFAVPVIVAMMWPNTLSWNIAAAVCFILASITDYYDGYYARKYNAVSNFGKFMDPIADKILVTSVLAMLLAQGKIDAWMVIIILARDNFIGGIRSVAAADQIIIAAKPAGKWKTAMQMVAIPIVIIGNMEPYLPYLDKIGYAVLWISVILSITSGIEYYLGYLKSRKG from the coding sequence ATGTCTGTTACAGAGTTTCAAAAGAATCTTCCTATGAGAATCACCATGAGTCGCATCTTTGCTGTGCCTGTTATTGTGGCAATGATGTGGCCGAACACACTCTCTTGGAATATCGCTGCGGCTGTGTGCTTTATTCTCGCTTCGATCACGGATTACTATGACGGATACTATGCGCGAAAATACAATGCCGTGAGCAACTTTGGAAAATTCATGGACCCGATTGCCGACAAAATCTTGGTCACAAGTGTTTTGGCGATGCTTTTGGCGCAAGGTAAGATCGATGCTTGGATGGTGATCATCATCCTGGCTCGCGACAACTTTATCGGCGGTATCCGCTCCGTTGCTGCAGCAGATCAAATCATTATTGCGGCCAAACCAGCGGGAAAATGGAAAACAGCCATGCAGATGGTGGCCATTCCCATTGTAATTATTGGAAATATGGAACCGTATCTGCCTTATTTGGACAAAATCGGCTACGCCGTCTTGTGGATCAGCGTCATTTTGAGTATAACCAGCGGTATCGAATACTATTTAGGTTACCTTAAAAGCCGAAAAGGCTGA
- the glpX gene encoding class II fructose-bisphosphatase, giving the protein MDRNLALEFVRVTEAAAVASARWMGRGDEKSADAAAVDAMRKAFDAVRMDGTVVIGEGERDEAPMLYIGEKVGHKDPEAPALDIALDPLEGTTICATGGVGSISVIAVAEKGKFLHAPDTYMDKIACGPAAKGKIDIDKSATENIKAVAEALRKPVSDVTVVILNRPRHEALIAEARRTGARINLIGDGDVSAAVAAAWPDSGIDLLLGIGGAPEGVISAAAMQCLGGDFQGRLKFRNEEEKARAKRMGVADPDKKYTIDELASGSVMFIATGVTDGSLLKGVRFLPEGKAKTHSVVMRSATGTIRTIEAHHDLNRKPKQ; this is encoded by the coding sequence ATGGACAGAAACCTGGCTTTAGAATTTGTGCGTGTGACAGAAGCTGCTGCCGTTGCATCCGCTCGTTGGATGGGACGTGGAGATGAAAAATCCGCTGACGCTGCGGCCGTCGATGCGATGAGAAAAGCTTTCGATGCTGTTCGTATGGATGGCACCGTTGTGATCGGTGAAGGGGAGCGCGATGAAGCTCCGATGCTCTACATCGGTGAAAAAGTCGGTCACAAAGATCCAGAGGCACCGGCGTTGGACATCGCTCTTGATCCTTTGGAAGGAACAACAATCTGTGCGACGGGTGGCGTGGGTTCCATCTCTGTTATCGCGGTGGCTGAAAAAGGCAAGTTCTTGCATGCACCAGACACTTACATGGATAAAATCGCTTGCGGTCCGGCGGCGAAAGGGAAAATCGATATTGATAAGTCAGCGACTGAAAATATTAAAGCGGTTGCGGAAGCTCTTCGCAAACCGGTGAGCGATGTGACGGTTGTGATTTTGAATCGTCCTCGTCACGAAGCTTTGATTGCTGAAGCTCGCAGAACCGGTGCTCGTATTAACTTGATCGGCGACGGCGACGTTTCCGCAGCGGTGGCAGCGGCATGGCCCGACTCAGGTATTGATTTGCTGTTGGGTATTGGTGGGGCGCCTGAAGGAGTTATTTCCGCAGCGGCGATGCAATGTCTTGGCGGAGATTTCCAAGGTCGCCTCAAATTCCGAAATGAAGAAGAGAAAGCCCGTGCAAAACGCATGGGGGTTGCGGATCCCGACAAGAAGTATACAATTGACGAATTGGCATCTGGATCTGTGATGTTTATCGCAACCGGCGTAACAGACGGATCGTTGTTAAAGGGTGTGCGCTTCCTTCCAGAAGGAAAAGCAAAAACTCACTCTGTGGTGATGAGATCGGCAACAGGCACAATCCGTACGATTGAAGCGCACCACGATTTGAACAGAAAACCGAAACAGTAA
- a CDS encoding SRPBCC family protein, with the protein MAKASTTEVFNCTPEQFFKIISDYEKYHEFLPEVKKCTVLKTEGNKKLVEYNVQVMKSFKYNLWMTENAPNSITWEFASGDIFKTSVGSWKLENEAGKTRATYSVEATFSMFVPGPIANALVSVNLPNMISSYHKRVKQLYGG; encoded by the coding sequence ATGGCAAAAGCATCCACCACCGAAGTTTTCAATTGTACGCCCGAACAATTTTTTAAAATCATCTCGGACTATGAAAAGTATCACGAGTTTCTTCCTGAAGTGAAAAAGTGCACTGTGCTTAAAACCGAAGGCAATAAGAAGCTTGTTGAGTACAATGTGCAAGTCATGAAGTCGTTCAAATACAATCTTTGGATGACTGAAAATGCTCCGAACAGCATCACTTGGGAATTCGCTTCCGGCGATATCTTCAAAACGTCTGTCGGCTCTTGGAAACTTGAAAACGAAGCCGGTAAAACGCGAGCGACGTACTCTGTGGAAGCGACATTCAGTATGTTTGTTCCCGGTCCGATTGCAAATGCGTTGGTCAGCGTGAATCTTCCCAATATGATTAGTTCTTATCACAAAAGAGTGAAACAACTTTATGGCGGCTGA
- a CDS encoding TIGR02147 family protein, whose amino-acid sequence MAKHHYRDYILKELERRQRKNPSYSLRAYARDLEVPCSRLSEILNGKVGLSETRAMNLATKLNLSPSEKDFFVDLALAEHARSAVLRSMAAKRVQARKEALANIGEEQFSVISDWYHLAIIETLRLHDFNPTVENLSKKLGVAEDLIEKALERLAHLNLITKNQEGQWVPTSEGSVSTFGQSYLAVRNYHNQLVEKSNEAMDPTKGKKWDKSSLLIPVNHQRSPELVEKIRAFRAELMTEVQSMEARDSVYCLTMSFFELTERA is encoded by the coding sequence ATGGCAAAGCATCATTATCGCGACTATATCCTTAAAGAACTCGAACGCAGACAAAGGAAAAATCCTTCGTATTCATTGCGCGCTTATGCTCGCGATCTGGAGGTCCCTTGCTCTCGTCTGAGTGAAATTCTTAACGGCAAGGTAGGACTTTCTGAAACGCGTGCGATGAATCTAGCTACGAAGCTCAACCTCAGTCCTTCAGAAAAAGATTTCTTCGTGGACTTGGCTTTGGCGGAGCACGCAAGAAGCGCTGTTCTTCGCAGCATGGCCGCAAAACGCGTTCAGGCACGCAAAGAAGCCTTGGCAAATATCGGCGAAGAACAATTCAGTGTGATCTCCGATTGGTATCACCTCGCCATCATTGAAACTCTGCGCCTCCATGACTTCAACCCAACAGTTGAAAACTTATCGAAAAAACTCGGTGTTGCTGAAGACCTTATCGAAAAAGCTTTGGAAAGACTGGCTCACCTGAACCTCATCACAAAGAACCAAGAAGGACAATGGGTGCCGACTTCGGAAGGAAGTGTTTCTACTTTCGGTCAAAGCTATCTAGCTGTTCGCAATTACCACAATCAGTTGGTTGAAAAGTCCAACGAGGCGATGGATCCGACAAAAGGAAAGAAGTGGGACAAGAGCTCTTTGCTTATTCCAGTCAACCACCAAAGATCTCCTGAACTTGTCGAGAAGATTCGCGCCTTCCGTGCGGAACTTATGACGGAAGTACAATCCATGGAAGCACGCGACTCTGTCTATTGTTTAACGATGAGCTTCTTCGAACTAAC
- a CDS encoding DHA2 family efflux MFS transporter permease subunit, which yields MKKESVLIIVVAVMASLLEIIDASIVNVALPTMMGNLGATLEDISMVITGYAIANAIVLPVSAWLGERIGRRVYFLGCILLFTATSVACGLAPNLETLTLFRILQGLAGGALLPTSQTLIYEQFPKEKAGIAGAIFGMSVMIGPTLGPTMGGYLTDTFGWRSIFNINLPLGLIAFFIGAMVIFNVEKDPTQKHEKKELDIWGLTLLVLGIGCLQYVLERGEADDWFSSKVILFNTIVATISLPLFVWWELRVKNPIINVRLFLKPLVSNGVALMAMVGFFLYGVVFVLPIFVSRTLHFDATQTGMLFIPGSLLTAALMPFVGRQMYKGTSPKMLILVGLLSLEVCLFLMTQLSPLSSEGEILRMLYVRGFGMAFIFVPINSSILSQFKGIEMGQVSGLLNLARQIGGSVGIALIGTLLNKNSHQNYLDLTSKVSLLNSNAQSAYYSTANGMAGKMSDGLGMATGSEAALRSLYGRIQNQVFMLSFKQLMFLMMIIFAVSFIPLYFLRYKEKTNVVVDSH from the coding sequence ATGAAAAAGGAATCCGTACTGATTATTGTCGTCGCTGTGATGGCCTCTTTGTTAGAGATCATCGACGCTTCGATCGTGAACGTGGCTCTCCCGACTATGATGGGGAATTTAGGCGCCACGCTGGAAGATATCAGTATGGTGATCACAGGTTATGCGATTGCCAATGCCATTGTTCTTCCTGTCTCGGCTTGGCTGGGTGAGCGTATCGGTCGCCGCGTTTATTTCCTGGGGTGTATTCTTCTTTTCACAGCCACTTCGGTTGCGTGCGGTCTTGCCCCGAATCTAGAAACTCTTACACTCTTCCGTATTCTGCAGGGATTGGCGGGAGGCGCCTTATTGCCGACATCGCAAACTTTGATCTATGAGCAGTTCCCGAAGGAAAAGGCGGGGATTGCCGGCGCGATCTTCGGGATGAGCGTGATGATTGGTCCGACATTGGGACCGACAATGGGTGGTTATCTGACGGACACATTTGGCTGGAGATCCATCTTTAATATCAATCTTCCCTTGGGGCTTATCGCTTTCTTTATCGGAGCGATGGTGATCTTCAACGTTGAAAAAGACCCGACTCAGAAGCACGAAAAGAAAGAGCTCGATATCTGGGGTTTAACGTTGCTCGTGCTCGGAATCGGGTGTCTGCAATACGTGCTTGAACGTGGTGAAGCGGATGACTGGTTTTCTTCGAAAGTGATTTTGTTTAATACGATTGTTGCGACGATCAGCTTACCGCTTTTTGTGTGGTGGGAATTGCGCGTGAAAAATCCCATCATCAACGTGCGCCTTTTCTTAAAACCGCTCGTCTCAAACGGTGTGGCATTGATGGCCATGGTGGGATTTTTTCTTTACGGTGTGGTCTTCGTTCTGCCGATTTTTGTTTCGCGCACGCTGCACTTTGATGCCACGCAGACGGGCATGCTTTTTATTCCGGGCTCGCTCTTGACGGCGGCTCTTATGCCTTTCGTCGGAAGGCAGATGTACAAAGGCACGAGTCCAAAAATGTTAATCCTTGTCGGATTGCTGTCATTGGAAGTGTGTCTGTTCCTGATGACGCAGCTTTCGCCGCTCTCTTCGGAAGGGGAGATCTTGCGGATGCTTTACGTGCGCGGTTTCGGGATGGCCTTTATTTTCGTTCCAATCAACTCTTCGATCTTAAGTCAGTTTAAGGGCATTGAAATGGGGCAGGTGTCGGGCTTGCTGAATCTCGCGCGACAAATCGGCGGCAGTGTCGGGATTGCGCTGATTGGAACCTTGTTAAATAAAAACAGTCATCAAAATTATTTGGATCTTACTTCGAAAGTGTCACTCTTAAACAGCAACGCTCAGAGCGCTTACTATTCCACGGCGAACGGCATGGCCGGTAAAATGTCAGATGGTCTGGGGATGGCGACGGGCAGTGAAGCGGCTTTACGATCTCTTTACGGCCGTATTCAGAATCAGGTGTTTATGTTGAGTTTTAAACAGCTGATGTTTTTGATGATGATTATTTTTGCCGTGTCTTTTATCCCTCTTTATTTCCTTCGTTATAAAGAGAAGACCAACGTCGTCGTGGATTCCCACTAG
- a CDS encoding HlyD family secretion protein has translation MDKKKKILSGVGGVAVLVALYFLYEHVMYVTTDNAQVEAHSVMIAAKVGGYVKAVHVTEGSRVKKGDVMIEIDDRDYQNTLRQAKGELLSLEARKRDLEKNQKRIAELFSKGVVSQQQYDGASTALAEARAKYEALAAHVSQAELNFENTKVVAPSDGFIAKKAAEVGQLASPGVPLLGFVDAGERWVTANFKETEIESIQPGKRVYIDVDAISGKSFEGVVESISSATGATFTLLPPDNATGNFTKVVQRVPVKIKFENISANEVEILKAGLSAFVKVQKH, from the coding sequence ATGGATAAAAAGAAAAAGATTCTTTCTGGTGTCGGCGGGGTCGCCGTTTTAGTAGCTCTTTATTTTCTTTACGAGCATGTGATGTACGTGACGACAGACAATGCGCAAGTGGAAGCGCATTCCGTCATGATCGCTGCCAAAGTCGGCGGCTATGTGAAAGCGGTCCATGTGACCGAGGGCTCTCGCGTAAAAAAGGGTGATGTGATGATCGAGATCGACGATCGTGATTATCAGAATACCCTCAGACAGGCTAAGGGTGAACTGCTGTCGTTGGAAGCAAGAAAGCGCGATCTTGAGAAAAATCAAAAGCGCATTGCGGAGTTGTTCTCTAAAGGCGTCGTTTCGCAACAACAATACGACGGAGCTTCCACAGCGTTGGCGGAAGCCCGCGCGAAATACGAGGCTCTCGCAGCACACGTATCGCAAGCAGAGTTGAATTTTGAAAATACAAAGGTCGTGGCGCCATCCGACGGTTTCATCGCAAAGAAGGCGGCGGAAGTCGGTCAGTTGGCGAGCCCAGGCGTTCCTTTGCTTGGTTTCGTTGATGCGGGGGAGCGCTGGGTGACGGCGAACTTCAAGGAAACAGAAATTGAATCCATCCAGCCAGGTAAGCGTGTGTACATCGATGTCGATGCGATTTCAGGAAAAAGTTTCGAAGGTGTTGTCGAGTCAATCAGTTCTGCGACGGGTGCGACATTCACTTTGCTTCCGCCAGACAACGCGACGGGAAACTTCACGAAAGTCGTTCAGCGTGTTCCTGTAAAAATTAAATTTGAAAACATCAGTGCGAATGAAGTGGAAATTCTTAAAGCGGGTCTTTCCGCTTTCGTGAAAGTGCAAAAGCACTGA
- a CDS encoding NAD-dependent succinate-semialdehyde dehydrogenase yields MESFSTVNPATGDVVKTYTHLSWEDTEKEIIKASQDFQLWRAASWDERSRVLHLLAQSLRHHKTEIAEVMNREMGKLISEGKAEVEKCAVTCEYYAKEAPGMLRNQPAASPYTSAEVSFQPLGVIFSVMPWNFPLWQVIRFAAPALMAGNVILLKHADLTAGTAELIHQIFSELTSEYQLLRNIHVDHDTAARVIAHPQVRGVTFTGSSAGGRAVAMEAAKNLKKIVLELGGSDAYLVLDDADIKMAAKICAKARLVNCGQSCVAGKRFIVHEKVAKDFIHLFAEEMKAAELAPLASVKFQKQIISQVEKLKSWGGKVVLGGSAPQGPGAFYPATVVVFENDLPEIHKEEVFGPVASVFIVESTEEALRVANSSPYGLGGGIFTQDIDKGRELIEKELQAGFVVVNDYVKSDPRIPFGGVKESGYGRELGHFGILEFVNIKTVAVVNNEK; encoded by the coding sequence ATGGAGTCTTTTTCAACAGTCAATCCGGCCACAGGCGATGTCGTTAAAACCTACACACATCTTTCTTGGGAAGATACGGAAAAAGAAATCATCAAAGCCTCGCAAGATTTTCAGCTCTGGCGAGCGGCCTCATGGGACGAAAGATCCCGCGTGTTGCATCTTTTAGCGCAGTCCTTGCGCCATCATAAAACGGAAATCGCGGAAGTGATGAATCGTGAGATGGGAAAACTTATTTCCGAAGGAAAAGCCGAAGTCGAAAAGTGCGCGGTGACTTGCGAGTATTATGCGAAAGAAGCTCCGGGCATGCTGCGCAATCAACCGGCTGCATCCCCTTACACTTCGGCGGAAGTCAGTTTTCAACCGCTGGGAGTGATTTTCAGTGTGATGCCTTGGAATTTTCCTTTATGGCAGGTGATTCGTTTTGCCGCTCCCGCATTGATGGCGGGGAATGTGATTTTGCTGAAGCATGCGGATCTCACAGCGGGAACAGCCGAGTTGATTCATCAAATTTTCTCTGAGCTCACTTCCGAATATCAACTTCTGCGCAATATTCACGTCGATCATGATACGGCGGCGCGAGTGATCGCGCATCCGCAAGTGCGAGGTGTGACTTTCACGGGGAGCAGTGCCGGCGGTCGCGCGGTGGCGATGGAAGCGGCAAAGAATCTGAAAAAGATTGTTCTTGAGTTGGGTGGCAGCGACGCCTATCTCGTCCTCGATGATGCAGATATAAAAATGGCGGCGAAAATCTGTGCAAAAGCGCGCTTGGTGAATTGCGGACAAAGCTGTGTCGCCGGAAAACGATTCATCGTGCACGAGAAAGTCGCAAAAGATTTCATTCATCTTTTTGCGGAGGAAATGAAAGCGGCGGAGCTGGCTCCTTTGGCCTCCGTAAAGTTTCAAAAGCAAATCATTTCGCAGGTGGAAAAACTCAAATCCTGGGGAGGCAAAGTCGTCTTGGGCGGTTCCGCGCCGCAAGGACCCGGCGCGTTTTATCCAGCCACCGTCGTGGTTTTTGAAAACGATCTTCCCGAGATTCACAAAGAAGAAGTGTTCGGACCTGTTGCATCGGTCTTTATTGTGGAAAGCACTGAGGAAGCTTTGCGCGTCGCAAACTCTTCGCCTTATGGACTCGGTGGCGGTATCTTCACCCAAGATATCGATAAAGGCCGCGAGCTGATTGAAAAAGAGTTGCAAGCCGGATTTGTCGTCGTGAATGATTATGTGAAGTCAGATCCGCGCATTCCCTTTGGCGGCGTGAAAGAATCTGGTTACGGCCGGGAACTGGGGCATTTTGGTATTCTTGAATTTGTGAATATTAAAACCGTCGCGGTCGTGAATAACGAAAAATAG